Part of the Thermomicrobiales bacterium genome is shown below.
CTACACCGATGGCCACGATGAGGTCGCGGCGATCCTGCAATATCGCCGGGTAGGTGACCGCGACTGGATCGAGACTGCGATGGAGCCGCTCGGCAACGATCGCTGGCGGTCAACGTTTACGGTCGCCGATCTGGGCCGCTACGAATACACGATCATTGCCTGGGTCGATCGCTTCCGGACCTGGGTGCATGACCTCGAAAAGCGTGTCGCTGCCGAGCAGGACGTCGCAGTCGATTTGCGCATCGGCGCGCAGATCGTGGCTGCCGCTGCCAAGGGCTCGAAGCGAGCCGACGGGACGAGCCTTAGACGGATCGCCAAGCAGCTCGATAAGAATGCAGAGAGTGCGGTCGATACCGCGCTCTCCGCCGAGCTGGCCGAGCTGATGTGGCGCTGCGGCAAGCGCGAGCACGCCGTCACCTACGACAAGGTGCTGCCGGTGCGCGTTGATCCGCCGCTGGCCCGCTTCAGCGCCTGGTACGAGCTGTTCCCGCGTTCGACAGCGCAGACGGAAGGCGAGCACGGCACCCTGCGCGATGTCGAGCGGCTGCTGCCGTACATCGCCGAGCTTGGGTTCGACATTCTCTATCTGCCGCCGATCCACCCGATCGGCCGCCAGTTCCGCAAGGGGCCGAACAACACCACCGAGGCAGAGCCGGACGATCTGGGCAGCCCGTGGGCAATCGGTGGACCCGAGGGCGGCCACCGTGACGTGCACCCGTGCCTCGGCACGCTGGAGGACGTGCGGCATCTCGCCGAGGCAGCCCGCACCCACGAGATTTCGCTGGCGCTCGACATCGCTTTCCAGGCGTCGCCCGATCACCCGTACGTGGCGACGAACGCCGAGTGGTTCCGCGCTCGGCCGGACGGCACGATCCAGTACGCCGAGAACCCGCCGAAGAAGTATCAGGACATCTACCCGTTCGACTTCGAGACGGACGACTGGCAGGGGTTGTGGGATGAGCTGACCGACGTGGTGCGCCACTGGTGTCGCCAGGGTGTCCGCGTCTTCCGGGTCGATAATCCGCACACCAAGCCATTCGCCTTCTGGGAGCATCTGATCGGGACGATCAAGGCCGAGTATCCGGAGACGATCTTTCTCTCGGAGGCGTTTACCCGCCCGAAGGTCATGGCGCGGCTGGCGAAGGTCGGCTTCACCCAGTCGTACACCTACTTCACCTGGCGGACGACACGCTGGGAGCTGGAGGAGTACCTGACCGAGCTGACGCAGAGCGAGCTGCAGGAGTATTTCCGGCCCAGCTTCTGGCCGAACACACCAGACATTCTGCCCGAGCACCTGCAATATGGCGGGCGCCCGATGTTCATCGCGCGGCTGATTCTGGCAGCGACACTCTCGTCCAGCTACGGGATCTACGGCCCCGCGTTCGAGCTACTGGAGCACGAGCCGCTCGCGGTCGGGCGCGAGGAGTATCTGAATTCGGAGAAGTACGAGATCCGCCGCTGGGATCTGGAGCGGCGCGATAGCCTGCGCGAGATCATTGGCATCGTCAATCGCGTCCGACGGTCGCACCCCGCCCTGCAGCGCAACGACACACTGCAATTCCACCCGACCGACAACGACCAGCTCATCGCCTACACCAAGATCGACGGGGAGTCGGGCGACATCGTGCTGACCGTCGTCAACATGGACCCGCACCACACGCAGTCCGGCTGGATCGATCTGCAGATTCACGACCTCGGTCTGGATCAGGGCGAGACGTATCAGGTGCACGACTTGCTCGGCGGTGGGCACTACCTCTGGAGCGGCTACCGCAACTTCGTCATGCTCGATCCGCACGCGATGCCGGCACACATCTTCCATGTTCGGCGGCACGTGCACTCCGAGCACGACTTCGACTATTTCATGTAAGCCGGTCGCTACTGTCGACCCATACGGAAGGGATCGTCCGCAACGAATGGTGAATCGAAAGCGTCGTACCGTCGAGCAATTCCCCGAAGAAAATCCGCTCTGGTACAAGGACGCAGTCATCTATCAGGCGCACGTGCGGGCGTTTCGCGACTCGAACGCTGACGGTATCGGCGACTTCGCCGGCCTGATCGAGAAGCTCGATTATCTGCAGGATCTCGGCGTCACCGCGATCTGGATTTTGCCGTTCTACCCATCACCATTGCGCGACGACGGCTACGACATCGCCGATTACACCGACGTCAACCCGATCTACGGCACCATTCGCGACGCCCGGACATTCGTCCGCGAGGCGCACCGGCGCGGTCTGCGGGTCATCACTGAGCTCGTCTTCAACCACACGTCAGACCAGCACGCCTGGTTCCAGCGCGCACGCACAGCCAATCCGGGTACACCGGCGCGTGACTTCTATGTCTGGAGCGACACCGGCACCGAGTACCCTGAGGCGCGCATCATCTTCAAGGACTTCGAGGTCTCCAACTGGACCTGGGATCGCGTCGCCGGTGCGTACTACTGGCATCGCTTCTACTCCAGCCAGCCCGATCTGAACTTCGACAATCCGCGAGTTCACGAAGCGCTGTTCAAGGCCATGAGCTTCTGGCTCGACGCCGGCGTCGACGGCGTGCGGCTGGATGCGATCCCCTATCTCTACGAGCGCGAAGGCACCAACTGTGAGAACCTGCCCGAGACGCACGCGTTCCTGAAGAAGGTGCGTGCGTTTGTCGACAACAACTATCGCGACCGGATGCTGCTGGCCGAGGCGAATCAGTGGCCGGAGGACACCGTCGAGTATTTCGGCGACGGTGACGAATGCCATATGGCCTTCAACTTCCCGGTCATGCCACGGCTCTACATGGCACTGCGGATGGAGGATCGCTACCCGATCGTCGACATCCTCGATCAGACGCCGGAGATCCCCGACAACTGCCAGTGGGCCATGTTCCTGCGCAATCACGATGAGCTGACGCTCGAAATGGTGACCGACGAGGAGCGCGACTACATGTATCGCGCCTACGCGCAGGATCCGCAGGCGCGGATCAACCTCGGCATCCGCCGCCGCCTCGCCCCACTCGTGCAGAACAACCGACGGCGCATCGAGCTGCTCAACGGCCTGCTGTTTTCGCTGCCCGGCACGCCGATCATCTACTATGGCGACGAGATCGGCATGGGCGACAACATCTTCCTCGGCGATCGCAACGGCGTTCGCACGCCGATGCAGTGGAGCGGCGACCGCAACGCCGGTTTCTCCGACGCCAATTCGCAACGCCTCTTCCTGCCGGTCATCACCGACCCGGAGTACCACTACTCGACCGTCAATGTTGAGACGCAGCAGGCTAATCCGCAGTCGTTGCTCTGGTGGATGAAGCGGTTGATTGCGCTGCGCAAGCGCTACCGGGCGTTTGGACGCGGGACGATCGAGTTTCTCAATCCCGATAACCGCAAGGTGCTCAGCTTCATCCGGACGTACGAGGACGAAGTCATCCTGGTCGTAGCCAACCTGTCGCGCTTCGCGCAGGGCGTCGAGCTAGACCTGTCGAGCTATCGCGGTATGGCACCGGTCGAGATGTTTGGTCGGACTGAGTTCCCGCAGATCGGCGAGTTGCCCTACTTCGTCACGCTCGGCCCGCACTCGTTCTACTTCTTCTCGCTGGAACAGCAGCGCGTCAGTGGCGAGCGCATATCGTCGGACGACGATGTCTCTGCGCTGCCCCAGCTCGCTGTCCGAGGCGACTGGGCAACGGTGTTCAGTGGGAGTGCGCACGACCGGTTCACGCAGATGTTGCCCGAGTACCTGCTGTCGCGGCGCTGGTTCGCTGGCAAGGCACGCCGTCCGCGGCAGGCCACGATCACTGATCGTCTGACTGTGCCCTACGACGGAACGTCGGCGCAAATGCTGATTCTGCGCGTCGAATATGCCGAGGGTGACCCGGACACGTACGTCTTGCCGTTGGCCTTCGCCACCGGTGAGCGGGCGCAGGACATCAGCAACTACATGCCGCACGCGATCTTCACGCGGCTGAGCGCCAACGGTGCGGACGGTCTGCTGTACGACGCGATGTGGGACCCGGCATTCGGTCAGGCGCTCGTGGGCCTGATCAGCCGTCGAGGGCGCCTGCGTGGTGAGCGTGGCGCAATCTCGGCGTTCACGACGCGAGCTTATCGCACGCTGACTGCCGGGATGGATCAGTTGCCCGAAGCGACGAACGTCCGCGCCGAGCAGAGCAACAGCTCCGTCACGCTGGGCGATCGGCTCATCCTGAAGGTGATTCGCCGTCTCGCACCGGGCATCAACCCCGACCTGGAGATCGGCAGGGCACTCACCGAGCGCAGCGAACTCGCCAACATCGCGCCGGTGGCCGGGGCGATTGAATACCGCGCATCTGGCGAAGAGCCGATGACGCTCGGCATCCTGCAGGGCTTCGTCAAAAACGAGGGCGATGCCTGGTCGTACGCGCTCGATGTCGCCGCGAATTTCTACGATCGGATGCTGGCCGACCGCCCGGAGATTGAGACGGTTGTCACCAGCACCCGGCAGCTGCTGACCGATGCCGAAAACGGCCCCAGTGAGCAGGCGTCTGAACTCGTGAGCGGCTTCCTCGCCGACGCCCACCTGCTGGGCGTGCGCACTGCCGAGATGCACATTGCGCTGTCTGGCCTGGACGATCCCGCATTCGCGCCGGAGAGCTACACCACCATGGGCCAGCGCTCGCTCTATCAATCGACGCGCAGCTACGCCAACGAGGTGTTCCAGACGCTGCGCAAGCAGCACAAGCACCTGCCGGACGATCTGATCGATGACGTTGACCGCCTGCTCGCGCTGCAGCCGCAATTGCTGGCGCACTACCGCACGGTCGTTGACCGGCGCATCGACGGGCAACGTATCCGCGTACACGGCGACTACCATCTGGGGCAGGTGCTGTTCACCGGGCGGGACTTCGTCATCATCGATTTCGAGGGTGAGCCGATGCGACCGCTCAGCCAGCGGCGTATCAAGCGCTCGCCCCTGCGAGACGTCGCCGGGATGCTTCGGTCGTTCGACTACGCCGCCTGGTCGGCGCTGCTGGAGTTGCGCGAGAGCGGCCTGCTTACCGCAGACGATCCCGATCCGCGGTCATGGGCCCTCTTCTGGTACCAGTGGGTCGCCTCGTCGTTTCTGGCCGGCTACCTTGAGACAGCCGCAGGGGAAAGCTTCCTGCCAAGCGACCGCGAGACGCTCGGATTGCTGCTGGACATCCTGCTGCTGGACAAGGCGATCTATGAGCTGAACTACGAGCTCAACAATCGACCTGACTGGGTGCGCATCCCTCTGTCTGGCTTGCTTGACCTGTTGGCTCCGCTCGCGATCGACTAGCCGCGAAACGCCGATACAGGAGCAACTCGATTGCAGTGACTTCTATACATTGCTCTGCAATGTATAATGCTGCTAGATACGCGGTGCACCGGGCAGGAGTATCAGTGCATGGATGTCGAGCAGTCCGATCTGACAGCGTGGTCCGACCAGCGTCATTTCACGCCCGGAGCGCAGGTTTGTGGGGCTCTCCTGCGTTGGACTCAGTCGAGCGGGTGGGAGATTTCTCACTGCGGTTCGAAATGACAGGAGAAAGGGTTGGCTGTCGTACCGGGATGCTCGCCATTGCTGGCACTGACGACCCACTCAATGGGTTGTCAATGTCAAGTTGTCCAATCGGCAGCCAACTTTTTGTCCTGTCATTTCGAACCGCAGTGAGAAATCATCCCACCGCTCGACTGAGTCCAACGCAGGCGGGACCCGATCGGCACTTCCGGACTGGACACCGTTCTGAGCGACGAGAGCAGGTAACGCGATGGGGATCAACAAGGACCTGATTGCTGCGACATCAACGCCGATCGTTCTGGCGATTCTGGCGGAGGACGACAGTTACGGCTACGCGATTCTGCAGCGGGTGCGGGAAGTGTCCGGTGGGCGGATGGAGTGGACCGACGGGATGCTCTATCCGGTGCTGCATCGCCTCGAGCGCCTCGGCCACGTCGAGGCGCGCTGGGAGACGGCGGACACCGGCCGACGGCGCAAGTACTACCGCATCACCGCACAGGGCGAGGCGCAACTGGCCGAGGAGCGCCGACAGTGGCTGGCCGTCGATTCGACGATGCGCAATATCTGGAACGCGCTATCCGCTCCGGTAGCTGACGGGGCATCGGCAGCGTTTGGCGCTGCGCCGGAAGGAGCCGGGCAATGACGGCGAATGGGCCGGCACTGTCGCTGGAGGATCAGATCGACCTCTGGCGCTCGTACCTTCGTCGGCGACAGACGATCCACCCGGTCGATATCGATGAGTTGGAAGATCACCTGCGCGAGCAGATCGACGTGCTCGTGGACGCCGACCTCTCGACCGACGAGGCGTTCCTCGTCGCGGTCAAGCGTATCGGCAGCCTGGATGCGCTT
Proteins encoded:
- a CDS encoding alpha-1,4-glucan--maltose-1-phosphate maltosyltransferase, which codes for MTDGRSRVVIEGVRPEIDCGRFAIKRVTGESVSVEADVYTDGHDEVAAILQYRRVGDRDWIETAMEPLGNDRWRSTFTVADLGRYEYTIIAWVDRFRTWVHDLEKRVAAEQDVAVDLRIGAQIVAAAAKGSKRADGTSLRRIAKQLDKNAESAVDTALSAELAELMWRCGKREHAVTYDKVLPVRVDPPLARFSAWYELFPRSTAQTEGEHGTLRDVERLLPYIAELGFDILYLPPIHPIGRQFRKGPNNTTEAEPDDLGSPWAIGGPEGGHRDVHPCLGTLEDVRHLAEAARTHEISLALDIAFQASPDHPYVATNAEWFRARPDGTIQYAENPPKKYQDIYPFDFETDDWQGLWDELTDVVRHWCRQGVRVFRVDNPHTKPFAFWEHLIGTIKAEYPETIFLSEAFTRPKVMARLAKVGFTQSYTYFTWRTTRWELEEYLTELTQSELQEYFRPSFWPNTPDILPEHLQYGGRPMFIARLILAATLSSSYGIYGPAFELLEHEPLAVGREEYLNSEKYEIRRWDLERRDSLREIIGIVNRVRRSHPALQRNDTLQFHPTDNDQLIAYTKIDGESGDIVLTVVNMDPHHTQSGWIDLQIHDLGLDQGETYQVHDLLGGGHYLWSGYRNFVMLDPHAMPAHIFHVRRHVHSEHDFDYFM
- the treS gene encoding maltose alpha-D-glucosyltransferase, producing the protein MVNRKRRTVEQFPEENPLWYKDAVIYQAHVRAFRDSNADGIGDFAGLIEKLDYLQDLGVTAIWILPFYPSPLRDDGYDIADYTDVNPIYGTIRDARTFVREAHRRGLRVITELVFNHTSDQHAWFQRARTANPGTPARDFYVWSDTGTEYPEARIIFKDFEVSNWTWDRVAGAYYWHRFYSSQPDLNFDNPRVHEALFKAMSFWLDAGVDGVRLDAIPYLYEREGTNCENLPETHAFLKKVRAFVDNNYRDRMLLAEANQWPEDTVEYFGDGDECHMAFNFPVMPRLYMALRMEDRYPIVDILDQTPEIPDNCQWAMFLRNHDELTLEMVTDEERDYMYRAYAQDPQARINLGIRRRLAPLVQNNRRRIELLNGLLFSLPGTPIIYYGDEIGMGDNIFLGDRNGVRTPMQWSGDRNAGFSDANSQRLFLPVITDPEYHYSTVNVETQQANPQSLLWWMKRLIALRKRYRAFGRGTIEFLNPDNRKVLSFIRTYEDEVILVVANLSRFAQGVELDLSSYRGMAPVEMFGRTEFPQIGELPYFVTLGPHSFYFFSLEQQRVSGERISSDDDVSALPQLAVRGDWATVFSGSAHDRFTQMLPEYLLSRRWFAGKARRPRQATITDRLTVPYDGTSAQMLILRVEYAEGDPDTYVLPLAFATGERAQDISNYMPHAIFTRLSANGADGLLYDAMWDPAFGQALVGLISRRGRLRGERGAISAFTTRAYRTLTAGMDQLPEATNVRAEQSNSSVTLGDRLILKVIRRLAPGINPDLEIGRALTERSELANIAPVAGAIEYRASGEEPMTLGILQGFVKNEGDAWSYALDVAANFYDRMLADRPEIETVVTSTRQLLTDAENGPSEQASELVSGFLADAHLLGVRTAEMHIALSGLDDPAFAPESYTTMGQRSLYQSTRSYANEVFQTLRKQHKHLPDDLIDDVDRLLALQPQLLAHYRTVVDRRIDGQRIRVHGDYHLGQVLFTGRDFVIIDFEGEPMRPLSQRRIKRSPLRDVAGMLRSFDYAAWSALLELRESGLLTADDPDPRSWALFWYQWVASSFLAGYLETAAGESFLPSDRETLGLLLDILLLDKAIYELNYELNNRPDWVRIPLSGLLDLLAPLAID
- a CDS encoding helix-turn-helix transcriptional regulator, which gives rise to MGINKDLIAATSTPIVLAILAEDDSYGYAILQRVREVSGGRMEWTDGMLYPVLHRLERLGHVEARWETADTGRRRKYYRITAQGEAQLAEERRQWLAVDSTMRNIWNALSAPVADGASAAFGAAPEGAGQ